In a single window of the Anaerotruncus rubiinfantis genome:
- a CDS encoding LacI family DNA-binding transcriptional regulator: MATIKDVAKLAGVSICTVSRALADKNNIKPQTRERVLSAARELDYKPNFSARSLKIGSTNTLGLIVPDITNPYYPKVAKSIEEYAGRQGYMILLCNANEELEKEKRLVETLKKRNVDGVIVLPCSQHIDHIQSLEKSGIPYVFFNRSFSGERHCIPSDNYYGAYTMTKYVIENGHKKICAAFLSFDNPIYQERYEGTLAALREHGLQACAEQFLFNVRSIQDFYKRMLVLLGQPDRPTALVAANDMLCIGAYSAANACGLHVPEDLSVTGYDNIQFAEMMMPPLTSFLQSEDEMARTGVDYLLELIAGEQPEPPKQLRGRIIVRRSVCGPKG, from the coding sequence ATGGCGACAATCAAGGATGTGGCAAAATTGGCGGGCGTTTCGATCTGCACCGTTTCCCGCGCGCTCGCGGATAAAAACAATATCAAGCCCCAGACTCGGGAACGGGTTCTCTCGGCGGCGCGTGAGCTGGACTATAAACCGAATTTTTCGGCGCGCAGCCTAAAAATCGGCAGCACCAACACCCTGGGGTTAATCGTGCCGGATATCACCAACCCCTATTATCCGAAGGTGGCCAAAAGCATTGAGGAATATGCCGGCAGGCAGGGGTACATGATCCTTCTGTGCAATGCAAATGAAGAGCTGGAAAAGGAAAAACGCCTGGTCGAGACGCTTAAAAAGCGCAATGTCGATGGGGTGATTGTGCTGCCCTGTTCACAGCATATCGATCACATTCAGAGCCTTGAAAAGTCCGGCATCCCATATGTGTTTTTTAATCGAAGCTTTTCAGGCGAGCGTCATTGTATTCCGAGTGACAACTATTACGGCGCCTATACAATGACCAAATATGTGATTGAAAACGGCCATAAGAAGATCTGCGCGGCTTTTCTCAGTTTCGACAACCCGATCTATCAGGAACGTTACGAGGGGACGCTGGCGGCTCTGCGGGAGCACGGGCTTCAGGCCTGCGCGGAGCAGTTCCTCTTCAATGTCAGGAGTATCCAGGATTTTTATAAACGGATGCTGGTGCTTTTGGGCCAACCCGACCGGCCGACTGCCTTGGTGGCTGCCAACGATATGCTTTGTATTGGCGCCTACAGCGCGGCGAACGCCTGCGGGCTGCATGTTCCGGAGGATCTTTCGGTCACGGGATACGACAATATCCAGTTTGCCGAGATGATGATGCCGCCGCTGACCAGTTTTTTGCAGTCGGAGGATGAGATGGCGCGGACGGGTGTGGACTATCTGCTGGAACTCATTGCAGGTGAACAGCCCGAACCGCCCAAACAGCTGCGCGGCAGGATCATTGTGCGGCGTTCGGTCTGCGGGCCGAAGGGATGA
- a CDS encoding helix-turn-helix domain-containing protein, with translation MMNNSKYNLVSYEVIERAITGDNAALLAVQERHKAYIGRLSGGNTDLKERLNAKLLMAVLKFRLEYQPPGK, from the coding sequence ATGATGAATAATAGCAAATATAATCTTGTTTCCTATGAAGTGATTGAACGGGCAATTACGGGAGATAACGCCGCACTCCTTGCGGTGCAGGAACGGCACAAAGCCTACATAGGTAGGCTAAGCGGAGGGAACACCGATTTGAAAGAGCGATTAAATGCAAAGCTGCTTATGGCTGTTTTGAAGTTCCGATTGGAGTATCAGCCGCCGGGCAAGTAG
- a CDS encoding recombinase family protein has product MTNTNYPDNITALYARLSQEDALDGESNSIANQKKILLKYATDNGFSNPLFFIDDGVSGVTFDRPGWNEMIHLAECGKVKTVIVKDMSRMGRDYLKVGYYTESFFAECDIRYIAINDGVDSDKGDNDFTPFRNLFNDFYARDTSKKIRAVMRAKGNSGEHLCTNPPYGYRKDPEDKKRWIVDEEAAEVVKRIFVLCVDGKGPMQIAKLLTADKVLTVKAYYAKRDGKPMPDNLYRWDYKSVAGILERPEYMGCTVNFKTYSKSHKLKKRLDNAPENYRIFPNTQPAIIDEKVFERVQELRKNKRRPAKQAERQGLFSGLLYCADCGSKLHFATGKNMTPEQDCYRCARYKSNTGDCTMHYIREETLKLFVLRRIFDVTAMFIDNADDFRRVVQKQRFDEMEKAVKRRKKELEQAKKRIAELDRIFKRIYEDDITGAISHERFLKLSIEYEAEQKELTEFVKIEQAAVDTYEQDRADFDSFAVIIRKYVGIKELTPTIVNEFVKKIIVHAPDKSSGHRRQKIQLVWNFIGELEQDEDAQTIERHSKSRTA; this is encoded by the coding sequence ATGACGAATACAAATTATCCCGACAACATTACCGCTTTATATGCACGTTTAAGCCAAGAGGACGCATTGGACGGGGAGAGCAACAGCATAGCCAACCAAAAGAAAATTCTGCTCAAATATGCGACGGACAACGGCTTTTCAAACCCCTTGTTTTTCATCGACGACGGAGTATCGGGAGTAACATTCGATAGACCCGGTTGGAATGAAATGATACACCTTGCGGAGTGTGGCAAGGTCAAGACGGTCATTGTCAAGGATATGTCCCGTATGGGACGCGATTATCTGAAAGTCGGCTATTACACCGAAAGTTTCTTTGCCGAGTGCGACATACGCTATATCGCTATCAACGACGGCGTGGACAGCGACAAGGGCGACAACGATTTCACCCCTTTCCGCAATTTGTTCAATGATTTTTACGCGCGAGATACCAGTAAGAAAATCCGCGCTGTGATGAGGGCAAAGGGCAATTCGGGCGAACACCTCTGCACCAATCCGCCCTATGGGTACAGGAAAGACCCGGAGGACAAGAAACGGTGGATTGTGGACGAGGAAGCCGCCGAGGTAGTCAAACGTATCTTTGTGCTGTGCGTGGACGGAAAAGGGCCAATGCAGATTGCAAAGCTGCTGACCGCCGACAAGGTTTTGACCGTTAAGGCGTACTATGCAAAGCGCGACGGAAAGCCGATGCCGGACAATCTCTATCGGTGGGATTACAAATCCGTCGCGGGGATATTGGAGCGTCCCGAATATATGGGCTGTACGGTGAACTTCAAGACCTATTCCAAATCTCACAAGCTGAAAAAGCGGCTGGACAACGCGCCCGAAAATTACCGTATCTTTCCCAATACACAACCTGCCATCATTGATGAAAAGGTGTTTGAGAGAGTACAGGAACTGAGGAAAAACAAACGCCGCCCCGCCAAGCAAGCGGAACGGCAAGGGTTGTTTTCAGGGCTGCTGTACTGCGCCGACTGTGGGAGCAAGCTGCATTTTGCAACAGGAAAGAACATGACCCCGGAGCAGGATTGTTACCGCTGTGCAAGGTACAAGAGCAATACGGGCGACTGCACCATGCACTATATCCGAGAGGAAACGCTAAAGCTGTTTGTACTGCGCCGGATATTCGACGTAACGGCAATGTTCATAGACAACGCCGACGATTTCCGCAGGGTAGTACAGAAGCAGCGTTTCGATGAAATGGAAAAGGCTGTAAAGCGACGCAAGAAAGAGTTGGAACAGGCAAAGAAGCGGATAGCGGAACTTGACCGTATTTTCAAGCGTATCTATGAGGACGACATAACGGGCGCGATTTCCCATGAACGGTTTTTGAAGCTGTCCATCGAGTATGAAGCGGAGCAAAAGGAACTGACGGAGTTTGTTAAAATAGAGCAAGCCGCCGTTGATACCTACGAGCAGGACAGAGCCGATTTTGACAGCTTCGCCGTCATTATCCGCAAGTATGTGGGTATTAAGGAGCTGACGCCTACCATTGTCAATGAGTTTGTGAAGAAGATAATCGTCCACGCCCCGGACAAGTCCAGCGGACACCGCCGACAAAAGATACAGCTTGTTTGGAACTTCATCGGGGAGTTGGAACAGGACGAGGACGCACAAACCATAGAACGGCATAGCAAAAGCAGAACGGCATAG
- a CDS encoding TRAP transporter substrate-binding protein gives MKKLLATLLTGAMILGTLAGCGGSSESSSAPAGSTAAPAASSAGSKDTPAADTITIKMGMVDPDGSNFHKGGLAIAEEVKKATDGRITIEVFAGGQLGNERDMYEGAQMGTIDMFTASNAVLTSFIPEMAVLDQPFLFNDADEAHRVIDGKVGGLIAEKTAAQKVHTVGWMDVGFRNVFSTRPVETVADFKNLKIRTMENDLHIAAFNALGAIATPMASGDVFTGLQQGTIDAAENAVANLIANRYYEITKNVTYTNHVFGFMGVFMSDKAWNQIPEDLRDAFLTGVKAGADQQRQFLVEANEAAAKELVDLGVNFYEIPMDEMRVLVEPAMEQFSDRMDPAWVEAIEADKNAA, from the coding sequence ATGAAAAAACTACTTGCAACGCTTCTGACCGGTGCCATGATTCTTGGGACCCTTGCGGGCTGCGGCGGTTCCAGCGAAAGCTCCTCCGCCCCCGCCGGCAGCACTGCGGCTCCGGCTGCTTCAAGCGCCGGCTCGAAAGACACGCCGGCCGCGGATACCATCACCATCAAAATGGGCATGGTCGACCCGGACGGCAGCAACTTCCACAAAGGCGGCCTTGCGATTGCCGAAGAGGTGAAAAAAGCCACCGACGGCCGGATTACCATTGAAGTTTTCGCGGGCGGCCAGCTCGGCAATGAACGCGATATGTATGAGGGCGCCCAGATGGGGACCATCGACATGTTCACCGCGTCGAACGCGGTGCTCACCTCCTTCATCCCTGAGATGGCAGTGCTTGACCAGCCATTCCTCTTCAATGATGCGGATGAAGCGCACCGGGTGATCGACGGCAAGGTTGGCGGCCTGATCGCGGAAAAAACCGCAGCGCAGAAAGTCCACACCGTCGGCTGGATGGATGTTGGGTTCCGCAATGTTTTCTCCACCCGCCCGGTTGAGACGGTTGCGGACTTCAAAAACCTGAAGATCCGCACGATGGAAAACGATTTGCACATCGCCGCGTTCAACGCGCTGGGCGCAATCGCAACCCCGATGGCTTCGGGCGATGTTTTCACCGGACTGCAGCAGGGCACGATCGACGCGGCTGAAAACGCGGTCGCGAACCTGATCGCCAACCGTTACTATGAGATCACCAAGAACGTCACCTACACCAACCACGTGTTCGGCTTCATGGGCGTGTTCATGTCCGACAAGGCATGGAACCAGATCCCCGAGGATCTGCGCGACGCTTTCCTCACGGGTGTGAAAGCCGGCGCGGATCAGCAGCGTCAGTTCCTGGTAGAAGCGAACGAAGCTGCCGCGAAAGAGCTGGTTGACCTGGGCGTCAACTTCTATGAGATCCCGATGGATGAAATGCGTGTGCTGGTCGAACCCGCGATGGAGCAGTTCTCCGACCGTATGGACCCGGCTTGGGTAGAAGCAATCGAGGCCGATAAAAACGCCGCGTAA
- a CDS encoding ComEC/Rec2 family competence protein — MNWFRKSGWLALPVAFFLLFGCAAPTPAASASSGSQNPPDSVAAQGKDVQTQPSGGMLRVHYLDVGQADCTYLELPDGKTMLIDAGDLGGGPAILDYLAQQNCEKLDYVIATHPHSDHIGGMADIISGIEVGAFYMPKVTHTSKTFEAMVGAVAAKGLKINVAKAGKMIPAEGYTLEFAAPVQESYDNLNNYSAVLKVTYGDTSFLFTGDAETLSEEQITTDVKSDVLKVGHHGSDTSTSAGFLKRVSPKYAVISVGEGNSYGHPAGSTLRALSEAGAAVYRTDRDGTVVLSSDGKTIVPGTAPVSESVPSTEASPAQAAADPASETVWITASGRKYHADPGCSNIKNASEIPLAQALERGLAPCKKCFP, encoded by the coding sequence ATGAATTGGTTTCGTAAATCCGGCTGGCTCGCCCTGCCGGTTGCTTTTTTTCTGCTTTTCGGGTGCGCCGCGCCCACTCCAGCCGCATCCGCCTCTTCCGGCAGCCAGAATCCGCCCGACAGCGTCGCCGCGCAGGGCAAAGACGTGCAAACACAGCCGTCCGGCGGAATGCTGCGGGTACATTATCTCGACGTCGGCCAGGCCGACTGCACCTATCTCGAACTGCCGGACGGCAAAACGATGCTCATCGACGCAGGCGACCTTGGCGGCGGCCCGGCTATCCTGGATTATCTCGCACAGCAGAACTGCGAAAAGCTTGACTATGTGATTGCGACCCATCCGCATTCCGACCACATCGGCGGAATGGCCGACATCATCTCCGGCATAGAGGTCGGTGCGTTCTATATGCCAAAGGTCACACACACCTCCAAGACCTTTGAAGCGATGGTCGGCGCGGTTGCCGCGAAGGGCCTGAAAATCAACGTCGCAAAGGCTGGAAAGATGATCCCGGCGGAAGGCTATACGCTCGAATTCGCCGCGCCGGTACAGGAGAGCTACGACAATCTCAACAACTATTCCGCCGTGCTCAAAGTCACCTATGGGGATACCTCGTTCCTCTTCACCGGCGACGCGGAAACACTTTCAGAGGAGCAGATCACAACCGATGTGAAGTCCGACGTGCTCAAAGTCGGTCACCATGGCAGCGACACCTCCACCTCCGCTGGATTCCTAAAGCGGGTATCCCCGAAATATGCGGTCATTTCGGTCGGTGAGGGCAATTCCTACGGACATCCGGCCGGCAGTACCCTGCGGGCGCTTTCCGAAGCCGGTGCAGCAGTTTATCGAACCGACCGCGACGGAACGGTGGTCCTTTCTTCGGACGGGAAAACAATTGTACCGGGCACCGCGCCGGTTTCCGAAAGCGTGCCTTCCACCGAAGCCTCACCCGCTCAAGCCGCGGCTGACCCGGCTTCAGAAACAGTCTGGATCACCGCGTCCGGCCGGAAATACCATGCGGACCCCGGCTGCAGCAACATCAAAAACGCTTCCGAAATCCCGCTTGCACAGGCTCTGGAGCGCGGGCTCGCGCCCTGCAAAAAGTGTTTCCCCTGA
- a CDS encoding TRAP transporter small permease — MKKVLSGLQKIEDFILVAAFVVMVLSAFAQVANRNLFHVGISWFEELARYCMVYMALLAAEAGLRDGTQISITAITDKFHGLAGKLLRAAAKLVVILFAAVCFFNSFTILQTQISSGQVSPGLHLPMVVPYFALPLSFGIITVVQSASLVMLLLDKTAKAPEKEENA; from the coding sequence ATGAAAAAGGTATTATCCGGGCTGCAGAAGATCGAAGATTTTATTCTGGTAGCCGCTTTTGTGGTCATGGTGCTTTCCGCGTTCGCACAGGTGGCCAACCGCAACCTGTTCCACGTGGGGATCTCCTGGTTTGAGGAGCTCGCGCGGTACTGTATGGTCTATATGGCGCTGCTTGCCGCCGAAGCCGGTCTGCGGGACGGCACCCAGATTTCAATTACCGCCATCACCGATAAGTTTCACGGCCTCGCGGGAAAACTGCTGCGCGCCGCAGCGAAGCTGGTTGTCATCCTCTTTGCGGCGGTTTGCTTTTTCAATTCTTTTACCATCCTGCAGACGCAGATCTCTTCGGGACAGGTTTCGCCCGGCCTGCATCTGCCGATGGTCGTTCCGTATTTCGCGCTGCCGCTCAGCTTCGGCATCATCACAGTGGTGCAGTCGGCTTCGCTGGTGATGCTGCTGCTGGATAAAACGGCAAAGGCCCCGGAAAAGGAGGAAAACGCATGA
- a CDS encoding TRAP transporter large permease has protein sequence MTALVLFGTLILMLLIGVPISVSLGAATMVSLLTVDVPLAVIPQRMFTALDSVSIMAIPFFVLAGNLMTEGGISRRLVDFCNSIIGNVRGGMAYAMVLACAFFAALSGSAPATVLAIGGMLYPGMIRIGYPPARCAGLLAVSGGLGPIIPPSIIMVVYCTITNSSVGDMFKGGIVAGIMISIVLVILCIIYANKEKWPKNTVKLSAGQLFRSFFSALPALLLPVIILGGIYSGLMTPTESAAVAVIYSFIVGVFVYKEIRTENLYRILLESGKSSAMMLFIIATSTAFSWLFTFSGISGQMVDVIVSMHLAPWLFCLIVALILLVFGTFLEGIAICVLLVPVLWPIAQSLGVHAIHFGMIMCTAIVIGNMTPPVAVNLFAAASVSKLKMGEIAKGELPFFLGFVGVFFLFVFIPGLSTLLIG, from the coding sequence ATGACTGCCCTGGTCCTGTTTGGAACCTTGATTCTGATGCTGCTCATCGGCGTGCCGATCTCCGTCTCGCTCGGCGCTGCGACCATGGTGTCCCTGCTCACAGTCGACGTGCCGCTCGCGGTGATCCCGCAGCGGATGTTCACCGCGCTCGACTCTGTGTCAATCATGGCGATCCCGTTTTTTGTGCTTGCGGGGAATCTGATGACCGAAGGCGGCATCTCCCGAAGACTGGTTGATTTCTGCAACAGTATCATTGGAAATGTCCGCGGCGGCATGGCTTATGCGATGGTTCTGGCCTGCGCCTTTTTCGCCGCGCTTTCCGGTTCAGCGCCCGCCACTGTGCTTGCTATCGGCGGTATGCTTTATCCGGGTATGATCCGCATCGGCTATCCACCCGCTCGCTGTGCCGGCCTGCTGGCTGTCTCGGGCGGACTTGGCCCAATCATCCCGCCATCAATCATTATGGTCGTCTACTGCACGATTACAAACAGTTCGGTTGGTGACATGTTCAAGGGCGGCATTGTCGCGGGCATTATGATCTCGATCGTGCTGGTCATCCTCTGCATTATCTATGCAAATAAGGAAAAATGGCCGAAAAATACCGTAAAACTTTCGGCTGGGCAGCTTTTTCGCAGCTTCTTCAGCGCGCTGCCCGCATTGCTTTTGCCGGTGATCATCCTGGGCGGAATCTATTCCGGTCTCATGACCCCAACCGAATCCGCCGCCGTGGCGGTCATCTACTCGTTTATTGTAGGTGTCTTTGTCTATAAAGAAATCCGCACGGAAAACCTATATCGCATCCTGCTGGAATCGGGCAAAAGCAGCGCGATGATGCTCTTCATCATTGCGACCTCGACCGCGTTTTCGTGGCTCTTCACCTTCTCGGGCATCTCCGGGCAGATGGTGGATGTGATCGTTTCGATGCATCTGGCTCCGTGGCTGTTCTGCCTGATTGTAGCGCTGATCCTTCTGGTATTTGGCACCTTCCTCGAGGGTATCGCGATCTGCGTGCTTCTGGTGCCGGTGCTCTGGCCGATCGCGCAGAGCCTGGGCGTACATGCCATCCATTTTGGCATGATTATGTGTACTGCGATCGTCATTGGCAATATGACCCCGCCGGTCGCTGTCAACCTGTTTGCGGCCGCGTCGGTTTCGAAGCTCAAGATGGGTGAAATTGCAAAAGGAGAGCTGCCGTTCTTCCTCGGGTTTGTGGGCGTGTTTTTCCTGTTTGTGTTCATTCCCGGGCTGAGCACGCTGCTGATTGGATAG
- a CDS encoding plasmid mobilization protein, whose amino-acid sequence MENRKRSVQIIVRVTEDERALIEEKMKQIPTINLSAYARKMLIDGYIIVLDLQAVKAHTAQLQKIGVNVNQIARRINETGRIYADDMNEVKRLMEEVWRLERRLLLQFKGLTK is encoded by the coding sequence ATGGAAAACAGAAAACGAAGCGTACAAATCATTGTGCGGGTAACAGAGGACGAACGGGCGTTGATTGAGGAAAAAATGAAGCAGATACCGACGATAAACCTATCTGCTTACGCCCGTAAAATGCTGATTGACGGGTACATTATTGTTTTAGACTTGCAAGCGGTCAAAGCACATACGGCGCAGCTTCAGAAAATTGGCGTGAACGTCAATCAGATTGCAAGGCGTATCAACGAAACAGGTCGCATTTATGCCGACGACATGAACGAGGTAAAGCGGCTTATGGAAGAAGTGTGGCGATTGGAGCGTCGGCTACTCCTGCAATTCAAGGGGCTCACAAAATGA
- a CDS encoding ferritin-like domain-containing protein — MSNEISVSNPAPYPPVAVSAPNQNYAQILSLSLASSAGEFGAIAQYVYQSWVFRPQDPQLARLLLRISMVEMKHLDILGQLIVLLGGDPKYQALCPPACPMWNARMLDYTSDLRAGLHCDIRGEKSAYEGYLRAAQRIRDPYVSQMLERISLDEALHMQLFEEALRKLC, encoded by the coding sequence ATGAGCAACGAGATTTCGGTTTCCAATCCGGCGCCTTACCCGCCGGTCGCAGTTTCTGCGCCAAACCAGAATTACGCGCAGATTCTCTCGCTTTCACTCGCCTCTTCGGCCGGGGAATTCGGCGCCATTGCCCAATATGTTTATCAGAGCTGGGTTTTCCGTCCGCAGGACCCGCAGCTGGCGCGGCTGCTTCTGCGGATTTCGATGGTGGAGATGAAGCATCTGGATATTCTGGGACAGCTTATCGTACTGCTTGGCGGCGACCCAAAATACCAAGCGCTCTGCCCGCCAGCCTGCCCGATGTGGAACGCGCGGATGCTCGACTACACCAGCGATTTGCGCGCCGGGCTGCATTGCGACATCCGTGGGGAAAAATCCGCTTATGAAGGCTATCTGCGGGCAGCACAGCGAATTCGCGACCCGTATGTTTCACAGATGCTTGAGCGAATTTCGCTCGACGAAGCGCTGCACATGCAATTATTCGAGGAAGCCCTGCGCAAACTCTGCTGA
- a CDS encoding GNAT family N-acetyltransferase, protein MDKLLLRQLRNEDVALFEKWLYTPHVAKWYHDPLDWIDEVKKRNDEFSFLHHFMVELEGKPIGFCQYYEYRHSGEDWQGNTDINGTYSIDYLIGDTEYLGKGFGKNIIQLLIKEVKLHKNAKRIIVQPEQENKASCNTLLSCGFSFDTVNEIYVMEF, encoded by the coding sequence TTGGATAAATTGTTACTTCGTCAGCTTCGTAATGAGGACGTTGCACTGTTTGAAAAATGGCTATATACGCCCCATGTGGCTAAATGGTATCATGACCCGTTGGATTGGATTGATGAAGTCAAAAAGAGGAATGACGAATTTTCATTCTTACATCACTTCATGGTGGAATTGGAGGGCAAACCTATCGGTTTCTGCCAATATTACGAATACCGTCACAGCGGAGAAGATTGGCAAGGCAATACGGATATAAACGGTACTTACAGTATTGACTATCTGATAGGTGATACTGAATATCTCGGAAAGGGATTTGGGAAAAATATCATTCAACTACTGATTAAGGAAGTCAAGCTGCATAAAAACGCAAAGCGTATCATCGTGCAGCCGGAACAGGAAAATAAGGCTTCTTGCAATACCCTGTTATCATGTGGTTTTTCCTTTGATACAGTTAATGAAATTTACGTTATGGAGTTTTAA
- a CDS encoding RNA polymerase sigma factor, with the protein MMLSTEYKESIERRFHAFCKAVLHNEACNYYRERKRRTQREISFEYLQEHTSFALHSMDEYFILQDKPTAFAVNGQMVVVDSEKLAKALLCLSELRREIILMRYYLQLRDKQIGALLGKPRTTVNYQKNAALKQLRTEMRR; encoded by the coding sequence ATGATGTTATCCACAGAATACAAGGAAAGTATTGAACGCCGGTTTCACGCATTTTGTAAAGCCGTATTGCACAATGAAGCCTGTAATTATTACAGGGAACGAAAACGCAGAACGCAGCGCGAAATATCCTTTGAATACTTGCAAGAGCACACTTCTTTTGCGCTGCACAGCATGGACGAATACTTTATCTTGCAGGACAAGCCGACTGCCTTTGCGGTCAACGGGCAGATGGTAGTTGTTGACAGCGAAAAGTTAGCAAAAGCTTTGTTGTGCTTATCAGAACTGCGGCGGGAAATTATCCTTATGCGCTATTATCTGCAATTAAGAGATAAGCAGATTGGGGCGTTATTGGGAAAGCCACGCACAACGGTCAATTATCAGAAAAACGCAGCGTTGAAACAGTTACGGACAGAAATGAGAAGATAA
- a CDS encoding CaiB/BaiF CoA transferase family protein codes for MLEGVKILSFTHYLQGPSAAQALADLGADVVKVEACKGAYERGWSGCNTYKNGVSVFYLMANRNQRGIALDLKSEEGREAIYTLVREKGYDVILENFRPGVMDKLGLGYEKMKEINPGVIYCSCTGYGSSGPKVKKPGQDLLIQGMSGLAALAGPSDHPPMPTGTALVDQHGAILAALGVAAAVYDRDKTGKGHRIEASLLGSALDLQIEPIGYYLNGGTLTPRTDTGLSTRIHQSPYGIYRTADKYITLSLTSFENLEKAFTPGALAGFSAKDQMDNRIEFDKVVCQELLKRTTAEWMEIFEEIGIWYAPVNEYDDVLKDEQVIYNQAFITMDHPVAGKVKVLGHANHYDGQPVPLRRLPPELGEHTAELLRECGYSDEKIQELVAQGKAVAAEGTL; via the coding sequence ATGCTGGAAGGCGTAAAGATCCTCAGTTTCACACATTACCTGCAGGGCCCTTCGGCCGCACAGGCTTTGGCGGACCTCGGCGCGGACGTCGTCAAGGTGGAAGCCTGCAAAGGCGCCTATGAACGCGGCTGGTCCGGCTGCAACACCTACAAAAACGGCGTCAGTGTTTTTTATCTGATGGCCAACCGCAATCAGCGCGGCATCGCGCTCGACCTCAAATCTGAGGAAGGCCGCGAAGCGATCTACACTCTCGTACGGGAAAAAGGTTACGACGTGATCCTTGAAAACTTCCGCCCGGGCGTCATGGATAAGCTCGGACTCGGTTATGAGAAGATGAAGGAGATCAATCCCGGCGTGATCTACTGCTCCTGCACCGGGTACGGTTCAAGCGGGCCAAAAGTCAAAAAACCCGGCCAGGATCTGCTGATCCAAGGTATGAGCGGCCTTGCGGCGCTTGCCGGCCCGAGCGATCATCCGCCCATGCCGACGGGTACCGCGCTGGTCGACCAGCATGGTGCGATCCTCGCGGCGCTTGGCGTTGCGGCGGCGGTTTACGACCGAGACAAGACCGGAAAAGGCCACCGGATTGAAGCGAGCCTGCTCGGCTCAGCACTCGATCTGCAGATCGAACCCATCGGCTATTACCTCAACGGCGGAACCCTCACCCCGCGCACCGATACCGGACTTTCCACCCGTATTCACCAGTCGCCCTACGGTATCTACCGAACGGCGGACAAGTATATCACCCTTTCGCTCACCTCGTTTGAAAACCTTGAAAAGGCATTTACCCCCGGCGCGCTCGCGGGCTTCAGCGCGAAAGACCAGATGGACAACCGGATCGAGTTCGATAAGGTCGTCTGCCAGGAGCTGCTCAAGCGCACAACCGCCGAGTGGATGGAAATTTTTGAGGAGATTGGCATCTGGTACGCGCCTGTAAACGAATACGACGACGTGCTCAAGGATGAACAGGTGATCTACAATCAGGCGTTCATCACGATGGATCATCCGGTTGCTGGGAAGGTAAAAGTGCTTGGCCACGCCAACCACTACGACGGACAGCCGGTCCCGCTGCGCCGCCTGCCTCCCGAACTTGGGGAACACACCGCTGAACTGCTGCGCGAATGCGGATATTCGGACGAAAAAATCCAGGAACTGGTTGCCCAGGGAAAAGCCGTCGCGGCAGAAGGGACCCTTTAA
- a CDS encoding TetR/AcrR family transcriptional regulator, which produces MNDLPIREPIQKRSIEKKTKIVKAGLDLFCEKGFYKTNTVEIAKAAGVSTGTVYSYFKNKTDIYIASFEYFLDSYLRPLLEELETLPKPVDTQVLIDKCLNLFINLYVNSKQTVNELGLMQESEPEIMQHFAAYEDMILSALVKAFDNPNVTKKHLTEKMYLLYALSDILGQEHAFNYHGNIDLDVLRCQITAMITHLFVEEL; this is translated from the coding sequence TTGAACGATTTACCTATTCGAGAGCCGATACAAAAACGCTCTATTGAAAAGAAAACAAAAATAGTAAAAGCTGGTTTGGATTTATTCTGTGAAAAAGGTTTTTATAAAACAAACACGGTTGAAATAGCAAAGGCGGCAGGGGTTTCAACGGGAACAGTTTACAGCTATTTCAAAAACAAGACAGATATTTACATTGCTTCTTTTGAATATTTCCTTGATAGTTACCTTAGACCATTATTAGAGGAATTAGAAACTCTCCCCAAACCTGTTGATACGCAAGTTCTTATTGATAAATGTCTTAATCTATTTATCAATCTTTATGTCAATTCAAAGCAAACCGTAAATGAGCTGGGGCTTATGCAAGAGTCAGAACCGGAAATTATGCAGCACTTTGCCGCGTATGAGGATATGATTTTGTCTGCACTTGTAAAAGCCTTTGATAACCCGAATGTCACCAAAAAACATTTGACCGAGAAGATGTATCTTCTATATGCTTTGTCAGATATATTAGGGCAAGAACACGCTTTTAATTATCATGGGAACATAGATTTAGATGTGTTACGCTGTCAAATAACAGCTATGATTACTCACCTATTTGTAGAAGAATTATAA